CAGCGCGGACCGCCGGAGCGCTGGCCGTCGTCCCGGGTGGCAGCGTCACGACCGCGACGAGCGGCGGCGTGGCGCCGCCCGACGCGAAGCGATCGGCGATCCGGTCGTTGGCGATCGTGCTCGCGCTGTCGGGCATCGTGAAGCTCTCGTTGAGCGCGTCGGTGACCTTCGCGGAGCCGAAGAACCCGAGCAGGGTGAGCACGAGCCAGCCGACCGCGACCAGGCGCTTGTGGGCCAGGACCCAGCCGGTGAGGCCGGCCAGCCAGCGCCCGGTGCGGTCCGCCGGCGGGGCGGATGGCGGGGCGGAGATCGTCGTCGTTCGCATGGCCGGCGAAGCTAGGTCGGCGGCCGCCTCGCCGAAACGTCCGCTCGACGGATCCTGCGTCTCCTCCCGCGGGAGGAGACGCATCGTGCCGCGGGAGGTGTTCGGGTTGGGGGCGCGCCACTACGCTCGGCTCGTGTCGATGACCAGGCCCGGGTCGCGCTCGCGCCAGCTGGCGCTCGACGCCGCGCTCACGGCTGCGGTGTTCGGCTTCTCGGTCGCGCAGATGGCCACCGAGGCGTTCGGCGCCAAGGAGGGCCAGGCGAGCGACGGCGACGTGGTCGGCGCGGCCGTCTGCCTGCTCGCCGCGCTCCCGCTGCTGGCGCGCCACCGGGCGCCGCGAGCGGCGCTGGCGGCGGTCCTCGCCGGCTCGGTAGCGCTCGTCGCGCTCGACCTCGCCGTGCTCACCGCGCCCGCTCCGGCGATCGTCCTCGCCACGCTCGCCGCGCGCGACCGCAGCAGGCAGGACGCCCTCGTGGTCCTGGGCGTCTGCGTCGCCGCCTTCGCGGCGTTCGCCGCCGTCGCCTCGGTCCGCTTCGAGCCCGAGGCGGGCGAGTACGCGATCACCGCGCTACTGTGGGCGGGCGGCTGGATCGTCAGCGATCGCCGCCGTCTGGCCCGGGAGCGAGCCGCACAGGAACGCGAGCAGGCCGCGCAGGAGCGCGAGCGCGTCGCGCGCGAGCAGCGCCTCGCGGTCGCCGAGGAGCGCACGCGGATCGCTCGCGAGCTCCACGACTCGGCCGGGCACGCGATCAACTCGATCCTCATCCAGGCCGGGGCGGCGCGGCTCGTCCAGGACAGTCAGCCCGAGCGCAGCCGCGAGGCGATCGCCACCATCGAGGCGATCGCCCGCGAGACCATGCAGGAGCTCGACGCGATCCTGGGCGGGCTGCGCGACGGCGCGCCGGCAGACCTGGAGCCGCTGCCCGGCATCGACCGCATCCCGGCGCTGGTCGAGCGCCACCGGGCCGCCGGCCTGGACTTCTCGCTGCACGACCGCACGGGGCCCGCGCTGCGCCTGCCGCCGGCGGTCGACCGCGCCGCCTACCGCATCGCCCAGGAGGCGATGACCAACGCCGCGCGCCACGGAGCCGGCGCCGCGGAGCTGACGCTCGAGTGCCGCGACGGCGTGCTGGCGCTCACCGTCGTCAACCCCGTCGCCGGCGGCGCACCGGCGCGGCCCTCGGGCGGCCACGGCCTGACCGGGATGCGCGAGCGCGCCGCGCTGCTCGGCGGCACGCTGGACGCCCGCAGCGTCGGTGGCCGCTTCGAGGTCCGTGCGACGCTGCCCCGGGGCGCGAGGACGCCGTGACCGACGCGCCCGGGGCGATCCGCGTGATGCTGGTCGACGACGACGACCTGGTCCGCCGCGGCCTGCGCCTGATCCTCTCCAACGACCCGGCGCTCGAGGTCGTCGCCGAGGCCGAGGACGGCGACATCGCGCTGCGCCGCGCGCCGCACCACCGCCCCGACGTGGTGCTGATGGACGTCCGCATGCCCCAGATGGACGGCATCACGGCGACCCGCGAGCTGATCGCCCGGGTGCCCGACGCGCGCGTGGTCATCCTCACGACCTTCAACGAGGACGAGTACGTCGTCGGCGCGCTGCGCGCCGGCGCCAGCGGCTTCCTGCTCAAGCGCAGCGCCCCCGAGGACCTGCTGCGCGCGATCCACGTCGTCGCCTCCGGCGACGCGCTGCTCTCCCCCGCGGTGACCCGACGCGTGATCGAGCGGGTGGTCGAGCAGCCGGTCCTGAGCCCCTCCCAGGATCCGCGGCTCGCCGAGCTCACGCCCCGCGAGCTCGAGGTCTTCCTGCTCATCGCCCAAGGGCACGCCAACCGCGAGATCGCCGCCGCGCTGACCGTCGAGGAGACGACGGTCAAGAGCCACGTGCGCAACGTGCTGACCAAGCTCGGCGCACGCGACCGGATCCACGCGGTGATCCTCGCCTACGAGTGCGGCGCGATCTCGCCCGGCGGGCGGGCGGCGTGATGGCCGAGCAACGAGGAAGTCCCCGCGGTGGAGGGGTCTTCCGAAGCGCGCCCGAGAGGATTCGGACCTCTGACCTTCGGTTCCGTAGGCGGTCCGGAGGGTCTCGGAAAGGGCTGGAAAGCAGGGAGAACGTAGCAGCCCGTCTGGTCGCCGGGAGCAGGATCGGCTCGGTCGGGGACCTAAACGGGGACCCGTTTTCGGTGAGCCTGCCGGCGGGCCTCTGAGCCTCTCCGAAGCGAGCATTCACCGCCGGTCGGAAGCTTTGTTGTCGTCAGGGGCAGCAGCGGCCAGCTACAGCCCCGGAGGATCGCCCGTCATGCGAAGCTCGAGCCGATGCTCGCCTTCGGCGATAGGTGCCCGCAGTGCGGCGGCGCGTGGGATATCCGTCCTGAAATGCTGGGGAAGCCGGCGGCGGACTTCGACTCATGCGCCTTCCGCTGCCACCGTTGTGGGCTGGGCTTCTCCAACGCTTCGACGCCGAACGGTCGTGTGTCGATCACCGCCACGCCGCAGCTGAATGTGCCTGAGCAGGCACGTCCTGGGCTGACGGACGCGCTGGCCGGCGCGATCAATGTGCACAACCGGCCGACGAAGGCCAAGAAATTCTGCTCTGGTCGCAGCGAGGACGCGGTGACCTGGACGGTTGTCGCTGGGCTGCGCGCGGTCGGTGCGATCGGCGCACTGGTCGGCGAGCCTGACCTCGGCGAGCCGGAGGCGCTGCTCCTGTGGGGGCATCCGGTGGCCGGCTCGCGCGCGGCGGAGGTGCTCGAGCTACTCGTGCAGGTCAGCGACCGCCTCGAGGAGCACCCGAAGCGGCGCTCCGAGCCGGACGTCATCGCTCTGTGGCCGGAGTTGCTGGCGCTCGTGGAGGCCAAGCACGGCAGCGCCAACGACTCACAACCCGGCTACGTCGGCTACGACAAGTATCTGGCGGCGCGTGAGCTCTTCTCGGTGGATGAGATAGCCGTGAGGTCGGAGGGCTCATACCAGCTGACGCGCAACTGGGTGATCGGGGCCGCCATGGCGGAACGGCTCGGGGTGCCGCTGCGACTGGTCAATCTCGGCCCCGCGGGCGTCGCCGAGCACGCGGCTAACTTCGCCGCGCTGCTCGAGCAGACGCCGGGCCGCCGCTTCGAGCACCGCACCTGGCAGCAGGCGCTCGGCGACACCTCACCCCCCGACTGGCTGATCGACTACGCCGAGCTGAACGGACTCTGCTCGTAAGCGGCGACGCGCCAGCAAGGTGGCTTCCGACCTGCCGGGTGCCCGGTGCCCGTGACCCGTTCCGCATGGAGCTCGCCGCCTGATCTACGCCGCGCGGTACGTCGCGTCGTACCAACGGATGAAGCCCAGGGTGTCGCCCCACTGCTCGGAGATGCGGGCGTGGACAGCCCTCTGGTCGTGGCCCGGGACGAACGCCCGCCCCGCAGCGGCCGTCTCGCCGCACCCGCAGGCGCACTCTCGCGCGCCCGTTGCAGGGTCGTCGAAGTAGGTGACAGGGTTCCGGAACGAGTCCGGCGCCGGCGCGCCGACCCACCGCCGGACTACGGGGTGATCCGAGCCCAGGACGCGCCCCACGATCACCCGCTTGTCCTCCGACGTCTCGTAGCCGTCGATCTCGGCGACGAACTTCACCGTGTGGTCCCCGGTGTAGGAGAACACCGCGTAACGCTCGAGGTCAGCGCGCTTCCCCAGGACCCACCGGCCGCGGTTCTGGTCGAAGAGGACGTCGAGCGACTCTTCGGGGTCGTACCCGACCCACGTCCGACCCATTGGGTCAGTCTCGGCGTCGATGGTCCGGCGATCGTGCAGCTTGACGTGAAGCATACCTATACCCCCAAGGGCTTGAGCGTTGACTATGCAGACGACTCTAGTTGGTCGATAGCTTAACGTCAAGGGCTTAGGCGTCAACTATGGCAGCACGGCCGGGCGGCGCTGAGAAGGTCGTCGCGCGCTGGAGTCGGCTCGCGCTCGAGCAGCTGGCTTCGGACGACGTGAGGCAGTCGATAAGCGCGGAAGGACAGGTCGTCACCCGGTTACGGTTTCGCTATGCAGCGTGAACCGGACAGGGACGGCCTCCGTGGCTGACGTCCCCGTTCTCAGCGGGCCTGCCCTCGACGCGGTCCGCCACCGCGGCAGCCACATGCAGATCATCGCCTCGGCCGGCTCCGGGAAGACCGAGGTCGTCTCGCAGCGGGTCGTCGACCTCCTCGCCGATGGCGTCGCGCCGGAGGGCATCGTGGCGTTCACCTTCACGGAGCGCGCAGCGGCGGAACTCAAGGATCGGATCACGAAGCGAGTGGAGACGCGCCTCGGGCGCGAGACGCTCGACAGGCTCAACGGCCTGTTCGTGGGCACGATCCACGCCTACTGCTTCCGGTTCTTGCAGCAGCACGTTCCTCGGTACGAGACGTACGACGTCCTCGATGACAACCAGCTGACCGCGTTTCTGTCGCGTGAGGCTCGGCGGCTTGACGTGCGTCAGCTCGATCCGGGTGACCGCCTGTTCGCATCGATCGATGCCTTCCTGACCGGCGTCGACGTCGTCGAGAACGAGATGCTCGACCCGAAGTCCGTCCCCGACCCCTTCGGGACGGTCCTTCGCGACTACTACGAGACGCTCGAGCGCTACCGACTACTGACGTATGGGCAGCAGATCGTCCGCGCGGTCCGCGAGCTCCAACGGCCCGAGCTCGCGTCGAGCATCCACGAGACGCTCCGTCAGCTGATCGTCGACGAGTACCAGGACATCAACCCGGCGCAGGAGCGGCTGATCGAGCTCCTCGCCGGCCCCGACGTCGAGCTGTGCGTCGTCGGCGACGACCAGCAGGCGATCTACCAATGGCGCGGGTCAGACGTTTCCAACATCGTCACCTTCGCAACCCGGTACGACAACGTCGCCACATTCGCGATCACGACGAACTACCGGTCGCGCCCGCAGCTCATCGCCGCCGCCAACAAGTTTGCCGAGTCGATCCCGGATCGGCTCGACAAGCAGATGCTGCCGTCACGAACGTCGGCCGGCCCGCGCCCCGAGGTCGTCGTCTGGGACGAGGACACCGCAGCCGACGAAGCCGGACAGATCGCGTGGCTGGTCGACGAGCTGATCAGCGCCGGCGTGCCCCCGCGCGACATCGCGGTGCTCGTGCGTGGCCGGGCCTCCTACAAGGCGCTGACCGACCAGTTCGCGACGTTCGGCATCCCGGTGCAGCCGGGCGGCAGGACCGGGTTGTTCGACCAGCCCGAAGGTCGCGTCCTCGGCAGGACCACGGCGTGGCTGAGCGACGTCGACTGGCGCGACCCGTACCAGCGTGGCAACCCGGTCACCGAGCGCGACCTCCTCGACGAGTTCCAAGCCGCGTTCCATCTCGACGACGCAGCGCGGAATCGTCTGCGCCGAGTTCTGCTCGACTGGAAGGCGGCCGTCCCGAGGACGGACCGCACCGCCGACCTCGTAGGCGAGCTCTACGAACTGCTCACGGTCCTGGAGGTCCGGGAGTGGGATCTCGGCGACCCGCTCGAGGTGAATCGGCTCGGGACGCTCGCGAGGTTCTCCGCCTTGCTAGCCGACTACGAGTCCGTCCGTCGGCGGGCCCGACCCGACGCGGCCGCCGCGGGGGAGCAGGTCGGCGGCGAGAGCCGAGGCATCTGGTACTACCGCAACCTCGCCCTCCACATCATCAACTACGCGCAGGGCGCGTTCGAGGGCTTCGATGGCGAGGACGACTTCGCGCTCAACGCGATCGACCTGACCACCGTCCACCGCGCGAAGGGCTTGGAGTGGCCCGCGGTCTTCGTGCCGGCCGTCACCGCGAAGCGATTCCCGTCCTCGCGGACCGGCGAGGTCCGCGACTGGCTCGTCCCTCGCTCGATGTTCGACGCGCCGCGCTACGAGGGCAGCGATGCCGACGAGCGTCGGCTCTTCTACGTCGCGATGACTCGCGCGCGCGACTGGCTCTCGGTCTCGCGACATCAACGCGTCACCAAACAGCGGGTCGCGCAGAGCCCGTACCACGCAGAGCTCTCAGAACACGCCACTTCCCCCGACGACATCCATCTGCCGCCGATCGAGCCGCGCGGCGAGGGCGACGACGCCGAGCTCCTGATCACGTTCAGCGAGCTGGCTTCGTTCATCGACTGCGGGATGGCCTACCGGCTGCGCAAACTCATCGGCTTCCAGCCTCGGCTCGCCCCCGAGCTCGGCTACGGCAAGGCGGTCCACCACGTCCTGCGCCGCGTCGCCGAGACGACACGCGACACCGGGCACGTTCCGACCTCATCCGAGATCGACGCCCTCCTCGACTCGAGCTTCTTCCTCCCGACGGCGAACAAGGTCGCGCACCGACAGCTCAAGGACGCCGCTCGCCGCCTGATCACGACGTACGCGACCAAGCACGAGGGCGATCTCCATCGCATCTGGGAGACGGAGCGTCCCTTCGAGCTCCACCTCGACGGCGTCACGGTCAGCGGCCGCGCCGACGTCATCCTCGATCACGAGGGCGGCGTCCCGACCGCTCTGGCGTTGGTCGACTACAAGACGTCGG
The DNA window shown above is from Conexibacter sp. SYSU D00693 and carries:
- a CDS encoding sensor histidine kinase; this translates as MTRPGSRSRQLALDAALTAAVFGFSVAQMATEAFGAKEGQASDGDVVGAAVCLLAALPLLARHRAPRAALAAVLAGSVALVALDLAVLTAPAPAIVLATLAARDRSRQDALVVLGVCVAAFAAFAAVASVRFEPEAGEYAITALLWAGGWIVSDRRRLARERAAQEREQAAQERERVAREQRLAVAEERTRIARELHDSAGHAINSILIQAGAARLVQDSQPERSREAIATIEAIARETMQELDAILGGLRDGAPADLEPLPGIDRIPALVERHRAAGLDFSLHDRTGPALRLPPAVDRAAYRIAQEAMTNAARHGAGAAELTLECRDGVLALTVVNPVAGGAPARPSGGHGLTGMRERAALLGGTLDARSVGGRFEVRATLPRGARTP
- a CDS encoding response regulator transcription factor, producing MLVDDDDLVRRGLRLILSNDPALEVVAEAEDGDIALRRAPHHRPDVVLMDVRMPQMDGITATRELIARVPDARVVILTTFNEDEYVVGALRAGASGFLLKRSAPEDLLRAIHVVASGDALLSPAVTRRVIERVVEQPVLSPSQDPRLAELTPRELEVFLLIAQGHANREIAAALTVEETTVKSHVRNVLTKLGARDRIHAVILAYECGAISPGGRAA
- a CDS encoding ATP-dependent DNA helicase, with the protein product MADVPVLSGPALDAVRHRGSHMQIIASAGSGKTEVVSQRVVDLLADGVAPEGIVAFTFTERAAAELKDRITKRVETRLGRETLDRLNGLFVGTIHAYCFRFLQQHVPRYETYDVLDDNQLTAFLSREARRLDVRQLDPGDRLFASIDAFLTGVDVVENEMLDPKSVPDPFGTVLRDYYETLERYRLLTYGQQIVRAVRELQRPELASSIHETLRQLIVDEYQDINPAQERLIELLAGPDVELCVVGDDQQAIYQWRGSDVSNIVTFATRYDNVATFAITTNYRSRPQLIAAANKFAESIPDRLDKQMLPSRTSAGPRPEVVVWDEDTAADEAGQIAWLVDELISAGVPPRDIAVLVRGRASYKALTDQFATFGIPVQPGGRTGLFDQPEGRVLGRTTAWLSDVDWRDPYQRGNPVTERDLLDEFQAAFHLDDAARNRLRRVLLDWKAAVPRTDRTADLVGELYELLTVLEVREWDLGDPLEVNRLGTLARFSALLADYESVRRRARPDAAAAGEQVGGESRGIWYYRNLALHIINYAQGAFEGFDGEDDFALNAIDLTTVHRAKGLEWPAVFVPAVTAKRFPSSRTGEVRDWLVPRSMFDAPRYEGSDADERRLFYVAMTRARDWLSVSRHQRVTKQRVAQSPYHAELSEHATSPDDIHLPPIEPRGEGDDAELLITFSELASFIDCGMAYRLRKLIGFQPRLAPELGYGKAVHHVLRRVAETTRDTGHVPTSSEIDALLDSSFFLPTANKVAHRQLKDAARRLITTYATKHEGDLHRIWETERPFELHLDGVTVSGRADVILDHEGGVPTALALVDYKTSVRGTALDHALQLQVYANAGLREGLDVRAAFVHDLKRAARDPVGVAPGDIQAAEKTVTDAAARIRAREYTPNPGVACRSCEVRSVCKHAQP